The nucleotide window GCGTGGAAGAGCTGCACGTTACGCCCAGCATCGAAAACCCGCCGGCCGTCGTGCCGGCCCGCCGCCAGCTGCACGATACGGCTCCGCACGTAGACACCGGCCGCCCCAGCGTGGCCGGCCACGAGCCCCAGGACGCACCCATCGTAGCTGCCCCCCTCCGCCCCCCTTCCTTCCCTTACCCGTGGCGCCGGCGTGGCCTCCAAGCTGCCCAGCCTCACGGCCATGAAGGAGCAGGCGGCACGCCAGAGCGCGGCTCCCAAAACTACCGCCACCGAGGAGGATGCCCCGGCCGCCGCGCCCGGCACCCTGCCCGCCATCGACGATGCCCGTCTGCAGCAGGTATGGAATGAGCTCAAGGAATTGCGCAAGGCTGGCAGCATGAGCGAGTACACGGTGCTGAACCGCCCGGTACAGGCCGATGAGCGGCACGTAATTCGGCTGCGCGTGGACAACCCCGTGCAGGAAGACGTATTCAACGACTTCCGGGCCGATTTCCTGGGGGAGCTGCGCCGCCGCACGGGCTACCCGCGCCTCACGGTGCAGGTGGAGGTGGTGGAGCAGCAAAGCACCGGCCGCAAGCTCTACACCTCCGCCGACAAGTTCGAGTACTTGGCCGAGAAATTTCCCGCCCTGGTCACCATGAAGCAGCGCCTGGGCCTGGATACTGACTTTTGATTAATGTGCTAAAGTGGAGAATGTGCTGCGCTGCGCTGATGTGCTAATGCTAATTTCCTGCTGCGCTTCAACGCTGCCTGGGCAAGCGGCTTGAAATCATCTGGCACAGAGTAGCGTGTTCTAACTTCCATCCTATTTTCGGCTGGCCATATTCGGCGCAGGGCACAGGCATTGGGAAGGTGAAATGGATATTAGGCACTATTTACCCACTCCTTCCCTCCCCTTAAGGAGCACCATACAGGCCATTACGGAGAAATACTATTTCGCTCTGGCAGGCAGCGGCTGTTTTCTACTTGTCATTGAGAGTATGTGGCGCATCAAGCCAGTGGAGTAGCCATCCGTCCTGGGCAACGCACCAGGTTATGAAGGAGCCGTGCCGTGTGGGCAGTAGCGCGAACTACACAGTTCGCGCTACGACTAATCTATCCATTAGCACCTCAGCACATTTCCCACCTTAGCGAAGCGAAGCACATTAACGCAGCGCCTTTATCTTTGACTTTTATTCTTTTGCCCTACCTCATCTGTTTTCCGTGAAAAAAAACCTGCTACTCGTGCTGCCGGCTATGGCGGTGCTGAGTTTAACCCAGTGCCAGTCGAGCAAGCCGGCCGCTACGGCCGCTGCTACGACGACTCCGGCCCCCGCCGCGCCGGCCCAAAAGGAATATAAGTACCAGACCGTGGAGGGCGACCCGCTGAAGGCCCGCATCTACACCCTCGACAACGGCCTGACGGTGTACCTCTCCGACTACAAAGACGCCCCGCGCATTCAGACCTACGTAGCGGTGCGCGCTGGTTCCAAGAACGACCCGCACACCGCCACCGGCCTGGCCCACTACCTGGAGCACATGGTGTTCAAGGGCACTTCCAAGCTGGGCACCCAGAACTGGGCCGCCGAACAGGCCGAGCTGGCCAAGATTGAGGCCCTCTACGAGCAGTACCGCAGCAAAACCGATGTAGCCGAGCGCAAGCGCCTCTACCACCAGATTGACTCGGTATCGGGCGTGGCGGCCAAGTACGCCGTGGCCAACGAGTACGACAAAGCTATGGGCGCCATCGGGGCCAAGGGCTCCAATGCCTACACCTCGGTGGAGCAGACGGTGTACCAAGAAGACATTCCGAGCAACCAGGTGGAGAAGTGGGCCGCCATTCAGGCTGAGCGGTTTGGGGAAATGGTGCCCCGCCTGTTTCACACCGAGCTGGAAGCCGTGTACGAGGAGAAAAACCGCACCCTCGACAGTGACTTCAGCAAGGAGTATCAGGCCTTGAACGCTGCCCTCTACCAGAAGCACGAGTACGGCACCCAGACCACCATCGGCACCATTGAGCACCTGCAGAACCCGTCCATCACGGAAATCAAGAAGTACTTCACCCAGTACTACGTGCCCAACAACGTGGCCCTGACGCTGAGCGGCGACCTGGACTACGACCAGACCATCCGCATCATCGATAAGTACTTTGGCGGGTTGCAGCGCCAGCCGATACCGGCGTTTACGCCCGCGCAGGAAGCGCCCATCACGGCGCCCATCGTGAAGGAAATCAAAGGCCCCGACGCGGAAAACGTGATGCTGGGCTTCCGCTTTCCCGGTACCACCACCCCCGACGCCGTGGTGCTGCGCATGATCGACAAGATTCTGACCAACGGCCAGGCCGGCCTCGTGGACCTCGACCTCAACCAGCAGCAAAAAGTGCTGCAGGCAGCCACGTTTACCGACCTCAACAACGACTACTCCACCCACGTGCTCTACGCCACCCCGCGCCAGGGCCAGAAGCTGGAACAGGTGCGCGACCTGCTCCTCGCGGAGCTGACAAAGGTGAAGAAAGGGGACTTCCCCGACTGGCTGATTCCGGCCATTATCAACAGCGAAAAGCTGCAGCGCACCAAGAGCTACGAAAGCAACGAGGCCCGCGCCGGCGCCTTCGTCTCGGCCTTCATTGCCCGCCAGGACTGGAAAGACTACATAAAGCAGATCGACGACTTCGCCAAGATTACCAAGGCGGATGTGATGCGCGTGGCTAATCAGAACTACGGTCAGAACTACGTGGCCGTGTACAAGCGCACCGGCCAGGACCCCAACAAGGTGAAGGTGGTGAAGCCCACCATCACGCCCGTGCCCGTGAACCGCGACGCCGCTTCCGGCTTCTACAAGCAGGTAACCAGCCTTCCGGCCCCGGCCCTCCAGCCGGTGTTCGTGGACTATAAGAAGGATATCCAGGAAACCAAGCTGGCCTCGGGCGTGCCGGTGTTCTACACCCGCAACACCGAAAACAACCTCTTCGACCTGTACTACGTGCTCGACATGGGCACCAACAACGACCCGCGCCTGGGCCTGGCCGCCGACTACCTCCAGTACCTCGGCACCGACAAGTACACCGCCGCCCAGCTCCAGCAGGAGTTCTACAAGCTGGGCTGCTCCTTCGGGGTGCAGAGCGGGGCCGACCGTATCTACGTGAGCCTCTCCGGCCTCGACAGCAACTTCGAGCCGGCCGTGCAGCTGTTTGAGAGCCTGCTGGCCAAGCCCAAGCCCGACGCCGAAGCCCTGCAGAACATGGTGGCCGGGGTACTGAAAGCCCGCCAGGACGCCAAGCTCAACAAAGGCGTGATTCTCAACCAGGCATTGGTGAACTACGCTAAGTACGGCCCGAAGAACCCTTTCACCACCCAGCTCAGCGAGAAGCAGCTCAAAGCCCTGAAACCCCAGGAGTTGACGGCCCTCATCCAGAAGATTCCGACCTACGAGCACCGCGTGCTGTATTACGGACCGCGGGCTGTCAAGGAGACAGAAAATAAGCAGGATGCTGAACAAGTGAATCGTGATTGTCATGGCGTTGTGCGCCTTGAATCAGGTTTAGTAAACACACTAGAAAAGCTCCACAAAACGCCCACCAAGCTCACGCCGGTGCCGGCGGCCAAGGACTTTGCCGAGCTGCCCATGAACAGCCGCAAGGTGTACTGGGTGGATTACAACATGGTGCAGGCCGAAATCGTGTTCCTGACCAAGGGCGACGTGTACGACAAAGCCCTGGTGCCCACCGTGAGCCTCTACAACGAGTACTTCGGGGGTAGCATGGGCAGCATCGTGTTCCAGGAGCTGCGCGAAAGCAAGGCCTTGGCGTACTCGGCCTACTCCGGCTACTCCAACGCCGGCAAGGTGGGCCGCTCCAACTACATCAGCTCCTACATCGGCACCCAGAGCGACAAGCTGCCCGAGGCCATGGCCGGCATGCAGGCCCTGCTCAACGATATGCCCGTGGCCGAAGCCAACCTGCAGATTGCCAAGGACGCCATCCGCAACAGCATTGCCACCGAGCGCATCACCAAGAGCGACATCCTCTTCAGCTACGAGCGGGCCAAGCGCCTCGGCCTCGACTACGACCTGCGCCGCGACGTGTACGAGCAGACCCCGAACATGAGCTTCGATGACCTGCGCAAGTTTCAGGAAGCCAAAGTGAAAGGCCAGAACCAGAGCATCCTCGTCATCGGCTCCAAGGACCGTCTCAACTTCAAGGAGCTGGCCAAGTACGGCCAGGTGCAGCAGCTGACGTTGAAGGAAATCTTCGGGTACTAGCCTCACCCCCGGCCCCTCTCCCGCGGAGAGGGAAGTCAGCCATCAGCAACGACTGCGGGCACAATGAGCTTAGGCTCATTGTGCCCGCTTTTTTTATGTCCCAGCCGAAAGCCAAAACAAAGAAACGCCCACGGCGGGGCTGCGCAGCGCGAGCGAAGCAGCTCCGCGTCATTGCTGACGGCTGGCACCCCTCTCTGCGGGAGAGGGGCCGGGGGTGAGGCCCCGCCGGAACGAAATCGTCAGGGTCCCGCTCTCCATGATGTCGCGCATCAAGTGAGGGAAGGGGCCGGGAGCCGGGGCCACCGGGGTCAGCGGGGGGTGAGGCCTACGCGGCCGGCATATACGACATTTTTTTTAAACGCTTGTTTCCCCCGATTTTAATCGGTGCTTTGCATCCTGATACGGCGGCGGCCCGTCCTTTTTGCCTGTTTCGGCCGCCAGTGCCCGTTCGCTCCTCCTACAACCCTCTAACCCCCGCGTCAACTTCCTGACAACGTAGTATATGGCAGACCATAAAATCACCATCAAAAACGGCAAGCTTAACGTTCCGGATCAACCCACGATTCCCTTTATCGAGGGCGATGGTACCGGGCCCGATATCTGGGCGGCTTCCGTGAAAGTGTTTGACGCGGCGGTGGCAAAAGCCTACGGCGGCAAGCGCAAGCTGGTGTGGAAAGAGGTGCTGGCCGGTGAAAAAGCCTTCAAGCAGCTCAACAACTGGCTGCCCAACGATACCCTCGATGCCTTCCGCGAGTACCTTGTGGGCATCAAAGGGCCCCTCACTACCCCCGTGGGTGGTGGCATCCGCTCCCTGAACGTGGCCCTGCGCCAGGAACTCGACCTGTACGCCTGCGTGCGCCCGGTGCGCTGGTTTGAGGGTGTGCCCTCTCCCGTGAAGCACCCCGAGCTGACGGACATGGTGATTTTCCGCGAAAACACGGAAGATATCTACGCCGGCATTGAGTACATGAACGGCACCCCGCAGGCCCAGAAAATGCTGGAATTCCTGCAGGACGAGATGGGCGTGAAGAAAATCCGCTTTCCCGAAACGTCTTCGTTCGGCATCAAGCCCGTGAGCAAGGAAGGCACGGAGCGCCTGGTGCGCGCCGCCATCCAGTACGCCATCGAAAACAAGAAGCCCTCGGTGACCATCGTGCACAAGGGCAACATCATGAAGTTCACCGAGGGCGCCTTCAAAACCTGGGGCTACGAGCTGGCCGAGCGGGAGTTTGGCGACAAGGTGTACACCTGGAACCAGTACGATAAGGTGGCCGCCAAGCAAGGCCAGGATGTGGCCGACGCCCAGCAGAAGCTGGCCCTCGACAGCGGTAAAATCCTCATCAAGGACAGCATTGCCGATGCCTTCCTGCAGCAGATCCTGCTCCGCCCCGCCGACTACTCCGTGGTAGCCACCCTCAACCTGAACGGCGACTACATCTCCGATGCCCTGGCCGCCATTGTGGGCGGTATCGGCATCGCGCCGGGCGCCAACATCAACTACCTCACCGGCCACGCCATCTTCGAGGCTACCCACGGTACGGCGCCCAAGTACGCCAACCAGGACAAGGTAAACCCCGGCTCGGTCATCCTGAGCGGCGCCCTGATGCTGGAGCACCTGGGCTGGCAGGAAGCCGCCGACCTGATCTACAAAGGCATCGAAGCCACCATTGCTTCCAAGCGCGTCACCTACGACTTCGAACGCCTGATGGAAGGCGCTACCCTGCTCAAATGCAGCGAGTTCGGCGAGGAGATTGTAAAGAATATGTAGTAGCTTGGCATAGGCCAATTCATTAGAAACCCCGCGTTGGCTGTAAGGCTGGCGCGGGGTTTTTACTTAATAATTATGAAAAGCAGACTGCTCCTTCTTCCTTTTCTGACAACAGCAATATCATGTCAAAATCAGACTCATGCTCCAGCTGATTTTGCGTTCAGAATTGATGGTTTTACTGACGTTATTGACACGTATGAAAACACATTTACGAGGAGAGGCATTAATCAAGGTTCTATTAATTTCACGGATACTACAGTAACCTTAACACTGACTACTGAACAAAAGGACTCCATCTATTTTTTTATGGGTGAAAAGGCATTTTTCTCTATGCCTGAAGAAATAAAAGTTCCTTGTGAAGATTACATCAAACCCTCAGAGACAGACAACTTAATCGTCAGAGCAAACGGACAAAATAAAAAAGTCGTTTTCCATAACGGCTGCACTACACATGACGAAAAAGTTAAAGACTTTTATTCTATCCGTAGCTTCATTTATAAAATTGTTTACAGGAATAAAAATATAAAATCGTTGCCTAAATCCAGCTTGATGATTTTATGATCTATTTAATAACGAGACAATGAGCATCACTTTCAGTTGTGCCTACTTATATTATTGTAGCTCTTTATAAGCTCTTAAGACTATTTATCCTTACTCCGCCAGCAGCAACGTCGCTACGGCTGCCAGCGCCTCACGGGACGTTTCGATACCGTGCCCCGTGTTGGCAAAGGTTTGTACCTCCCGCAGCCGGGGCAGGTATTGCCGGGCCACTGCCACGGATTTGCGATAAGGAAACAGCATATCCTGTTCCCCTACCAAGAGGTAAACGTCCGACGAAACGTTGGCTAACTCAGCGGCGGGCATAGCGTAAGGCTTCTGCGTGCGGTCCTGGTACTGCGTGATGGCAAACAGCTCGTAGTCGGCCAGCAGTTGCCGGGCGGGTGCCGACAGCTGGTGATGCGGCGGGCAAAACACGGCCCGGTCGAGGAAGGTCAGCACGTTGGCCGTGGTTGGGCGCAGCAACGGCAGCAGGTTGTAATATAGGTTGCGCAGCCCCAGCGAAAATGCCTGCAAGCACCCGGGATTGAGCAGCACAATCTTATCTACAAGCTCTGGCGCCTCTTGGCTGAGCTTGAGGGCCAGCAGCCCACCAAATGAGGCACCCAGGATATGCGCTTTGGACAGGCGCAGTTGACGTAGCAGGTCGGCGGCCCAATGCCCGTACCCGTCTCCTTTCACGTCGGGCGTGGCTCCGTCGCTCAGGCAGGGCTGCCCGTTCACGTCCACCAGGAAAATGCGGAACTTCTCCTTTAGCGGGGCCAGGTTGCCGTCCAGGTCCCAGAAGAGTCCCACCGTACGAAACCCGGGAAACACCACTACCGCTGGCCAGTCTGTTTGCTCAGCATTGATCGTCCACACCACGGTAGTACCCAGAAGCGAAGAAACTTCCAGCCGCTGGTAGCAGCAGTTGTTCAAGGTTTCCACCTGCTCCACCCAGCGCGCCAGAAAGGCTTCGGCTCGGGGTTGGTCTTTGAAAGAGGAACGATGGGCAGCGGCCACGGAGACGACGGTTTTCATGCCGCAAAGGACACGCCCACGCCCCCGGCAAAACTTGGTGTAAACCAAGTTTTCAAAACCGGATGGAGTTATACAGCTTGCTGAAGTTGGTGGGGTCGATGTGCAGGTAGCTGGCAATGTACTTGTGTGGTACCAGCTGAAACAGGGGTGCGCTACGTTGTGTGAACCGGATAAAGCGTTCCTCAATGCTACAGGCGTGGAACTCCCGGTGCCGGGCCGCCAAGCCCACAAACTTGGCCTCCACCATCTTCCGAAACAGCCGCTCCAGTTGCTGCGACTTGTCAAACAGCTCATTCAGCCGCTGAAACGACACCCGCCCCAGCCGACTCGCCGTCAGGGCCCGGATGGCATATTCCGAGGGATTCTGGTTTAGAAACGAATCGGGAATGCCCGCTAACGAGGGCGGATACGAAAACGACACCACGTGCTCCTTGCCGTCGTTGTTGAAATAGGCAATCTGCACCCCTTCATACACGAAATACAAGTCGCGCTCCACGCTGCCTTCCTGCACAAGAAACTCCCCTTTCTGGTAGCTGACGGGTTGCAGCTCCGCAAAAAGCAGGTCGTATACGCTGTCGTCCGTAACGTGAAACTTGCGTAAGAAAGGCTTGTAGTCGGCGTGGGTAACGGCCGCTGTGGTACAGGAAACAGCCATACAGAGAGTAATCAGCGTGTCTTTGAAAGCTAAAGAAAAGAACGCCGAAACGCTACTGCCTCAGTATCCCAACTTATTGTATTCCTCGGCTACGAAAGCTCCGTTAGTCGTCAGACCTACCAGCAATAGCCGCATGCCCGCCCAGTGTGCTGGCGACAAACCGCCGGGTACTTTCAGCAACCGGGGAAAGGCGAGTGAGAAGCTTTTGCCAGCTTTCCAGCTGCTCTTCGGGCGTGAGGGCATAGCGCCAGCGGGGCTGCCCGTCTACCCACTCCAAGTCCATCCGCATTCCATCCCGGGCCCAGACGTAGTTGAGCAAGATTTCGTCGGCAGGCAGGTGTAGCACGCTGGTGCCATCGTCGCCGACGGCTACGAACAGAAAAGCGCCGTGGTAGTAGCACAGCACGCGGTAGCCTTCCTTATCGGAAGACGACAGGCAGTAGTCGCCGGATTTAAGGCGTTCCAGTAGCAACTGGCGGCATTCGACAACGGTAGTGGGCGTAGCAGGCATGAGCAAAGCGGATAGGAGGCGTCAACTTACAGCTTATTTCTCGCCGGCCCTCAGCTACACGCAGGCATGGGCATAGCCGGAAAGTTACTGGCATTCGGGCAGGTTCGGCTGGGGCCGGCCTTGGCAGGAAGCAGTGACAATAAAAGCAGATCGGCAAAAATACCGTAGTCACGATTACATAAAACTTCGCCAGGAACATTCATCATTTTTTAACGGTTCCACTTCTGTTTGTGGTATTCAGACCAGGAAAATAGGCCTAGCACCGTGTCACAAATCAAGCTGATTCTGCCTTTCATCTGCTGGCGTTTCGCCGTAGAATTGCTCGTGTCGTTGCCGCCGGGCCCCGGCTCCTCCCCTTACTTCCTGGTTATTATGCGCACCTTCTCCATCACCCCTGCCGCTCCCCGCTCTCCACAGCCCGCCGCCCTTTCTTTGGTGCTCAAAGACAGCTACCTCAAGGCGCTGGGCTTCGTGCCCCTGCGTACCGACCAGCCCGTGCATCAGCTGGCCGCCGCGCAGCCTCTCAGTTACGTGGCTACCACCGATGTGCGCTACCGCCACCCCCGCCCCGCCGCCGACGGCACCGTGCTGTACGTGTACGCCTGGCTCCACGAATCGGGCTACCTCCTGGCTACCAGCGCCCACCTCAACCGCGAAGACCAGATCCTGGCCGAGCTAACCTCCAACGACTTCCGGCAGCTGCAGCGCCACACCCTGGAGTTTTTCGCCCGGCACGGCGGCGTAGCGGCCCTGGAGCCGGCGCAGGCGGCTTAAACAAACGGTGCGCATAAACAGCGCTGCCCCGCCCCCGGAACCTTCCTCAACGGTTTCGGGGCCGGGGCAGCACTGCGTCAGGCCTGCACTACCCGCGCCGTGACGAGCAGCTGGCCCAGGTGGCGGGTGGTGTGCTCGGCGGCGTGCGTGAGCAGCCCCACCACCGTGCTGGGCAGCCCGGCCCGCCCCACCGGCCGGAACTCCGGGAGGCTGCTTTCGGGCGTGGTGCGCAGCTGAGCGAGGAATTGTTCGGTTTGCTCATGAAAATGCGCCAGCAGCGCGGCCGTGCTGCCGGGGGCAGTGGGCACATCGTTTTCGGCGGCCAGGTAAGCCAGTTGCGCCGCGGTGAGCGGCTCCTGGCGGGCGTAGGTGGCCAGCCGGTCGAGCACGCCGGCCAGGTGGCGCAGATGAAAGCCTACGGAAGCCACACCGGCCGGCCGGGCGGCCAGTAAATGGTCGGGGAAGTTTTGCAGAGCGGCATCCAGCTCTTCCTGGGCCTGCAGCAGTGCGTGGGCAATGGGCTGGAGCAGCGGCGGCACCTCGGGCAGCGGCCCGCGCAGCCATACCTCGGGCAGGGTAGACATGGGGAGATGACAGGTAACAGGTGACAGGTAACAGGTGATTAGCGGCGCGGGGCCGCATGGCCGCTGGGGCAGCCGCCAGTCGGGAGACTGGCTTCTATTCTTCGGCGGGCAGACGCGCCCGCTGCGCGGGTTAAGTCTGCCGCCAGGCGTACATACCTGTTACGTGTCACCTGTTACTTCTTCACCTTCCTCACTTCTTATTGCCTTTCAGGTAAGCCTGGGCTTCGCGGTAGAGGTCGGAGCGGTGCTCGGCGTTTTCGCGCAGCACCAAGTAATAGTTACGGGCAGCTTTCTTGTCCCCGTCTTTGGCCGCCATGCGAGCCAGGTAGGCGTTGGCCAGCAGGTAGAAGCCGCTTTCGGTTTCGCCGGTGGTTTCGGCAAACACCACGCTGCGCTGGTAGTAGTTCTGGGCAGCCGGCAGGTCGCGCTCCATAAACTGCGCGATATAGCCCAGAAAAAACGAGGCGTAGCGCCCACTGATGGCCTCGTAGCCCGGCAGGCCCCGGTTGAGCTTGTCCAGAATCTGCTTGCTCACGCGCTGGCACTCCACAAACTCGCCCTGGTTGTAGCACACCAGCGCGTAATAGCGCTGGAAGTAGGCATTATCGGGATAGTTGGTGGCTAGCTCGCGGGCGACTTGCAGGCTGGCTTTGGGATTTTTCTCCTCCGTGTACAGCAGCCGCATCAGGAAAAACTTGGCC belongs to Hymenobacter sp. J193 and includes:
- a CDS encoding pitrilysin family protein produces the protein MKKNLLLVLPAMAVLSLTQCQSSKPAATAAATTTPAPAAPAQKEYKYQTVEGDPLKARIYTLDNGLTVYLSDYKDAPRIQTYVAVRAGSKNDPHTATGLAHYLEHMVFKGTSKLGTQNWAAEQAELAKIEALYEQYRSKTDVAERKRLYHQIDSVSGVAAKYAVANEYDKAMGAIGAKGSNAYTSVEQTVYQEDIPSNQVEKWAAIQAERFGEMVPRLFHTELEAVYEEKNRTLDSDFSKEYQALNAALYQKHEYGTQTTIGTIEHLQNPSITEIKKYFTQYYVPNNVALTLSGDLDYDQTIRIIDKYFGGLQRQPIPAFTPAQEAPITAPIVKEIKGPDAENVMLGFRFPGTTTPDAVVLRMIDKILTNGQAGLVDLDLNQQQKVLQAATFTDLNNDYSTHVLYATPRQGQKLEQVRDLLLAELTKVKKGDFPDWLIPAIINSEKLQRTKSYESNEARAGAFVSAFIARQDWKDYIKQIDDFAKITKADVMRVANQNYGQNYVAVYKRTGQDPNKVKVVKPTITPVPVNRDAASGFYKQVTSLPAPALQPVFVDYKKDIQETKLASGVPVFYTRNTENNLFDLYYVLDMGTNNDPRLGLAADYLQYLGTDKYTAAQLQQEFYKLGCSFGVQSGADRIYVSLSGLDSNFEPAVQLFESLLAKPKPDAEALQNMVAGVLKARQDAKLNKGVILNQALVNYAKYGPKNPFTTQLSEKQLKALKPQELTALIQKIPTYEHRVLYYGPRAVKETENKQDAEQVNRDCHGVVRLESGLVNTLEKLHKTPTKLTPVPAAKDFAELPMNSRKVYWVDYNMVQAEIVFLTKGDVYDKALVPTVSLYNEYFGGSMGSIVFQELRESKALAYSAYSGYSNAGKVGRSNYISSYIGTQSDKLPEAMAGMQALLNDMPVAEANLQIAKDAIRNSIATERITKSDILFSYERAKRLGLDYDLRRDVYEQTPNMSFDDLRKFQEAKVKGQNQSILVIGSKDRLNFKELAKYGQVQQLTLKEIFGY
- the icd gene encoding NADP-dependent isocitrate dehydrogenase, which gives rise to MADHKITIKNGKLNVPDQPTIPFIEGDGTGPDIWAASVKVFDAAVAKAYGGKRKLVWKEVLAGEKAFKQLNNWLPNDTLDAFREYLVGIKGPLTTPVGGGIRSLNVALRQELDLYACVRPVRWFEGVPSPVKHPELTDMVIFRENTEDIYAGIEYMNGTPQAQKMLEFLQDEMGVKKIRFPETSSFGIKPVSKEGTERLVRAAIQYAIENKKPSVTIVHKGNIMKFTEGAFKTWGYELAEREFGDKVYTWNQYDKVAAKQGQDVADAQQKLALDSGKILIKDSIADAFLQQILLRPADYSVVATLNLNGDYISDALAAIVGGIGIAPGANINYLTGHAIFEATHGTAPKYANQDKVNPGSVILSGALMLEHLGWQEAADLIYKGIEATIASKRVTYDFERLMEGATLLKCSEFGEEIVKNM
- a CDS encoding alpha/beta fold hydrolase, whose translation is MKTVVSVAAAHRSSFKDQPRAEAFLARWVEQVETLNNCCYQRLEVSSLLGTTVVWTINAEQTDWPAVVVFPGFRTVGLFWDLDGNLAPLKEKFRIFLVDVNGQPCLSDGATPDVKGDGYGHWAADLLRQLRLSKAHILGASFGGLLALKLSQEAPELVDKIVLLNPGCLQAFSLGLRNLYYNLLPLLRPTTANVLTFLDRAVFCPPHHQLSAPARQLLADYELFAITQYQDRTQKPYAMPAAELANVSSDVYLLVGEQDMLFPYRKSVAVARQYLPRLREVQTFANTGHGIETSREALAAVATLLLAE
- a CDS encoding Crp/Fnr family transcriptional regulator; the protein is MAVSCTTAAVTHADYKPFLRKFHVTDDSVYDLLFAELQPVSYQKGEFLVQEGSVERDLYFVYEGVQIAYFNNDGKEHVVSFSYPPSLAGIPDSFLNQNPSEYAIRALTASRLGRVSFQRLNELFDKSQQLERLFRKMVEAKFVGLAARHREFHACSIEERFIRFTQRSAPLFQLVPHKYIASYLHIDPTNFSKLYNSIRF
- a CDS encoding DinB family protein, with the translated sequence MSTLPEVWLRGPLPEVPPLLQPIAHALLQAQEELDAALQNFPDHLLAARPAGVASVGFHLRHLAGVLDRLATYARQEPLTAAQLAYLAAENDVPTAPGSTAALLAHFHEQTEQFLAQLRTTPESSLPEFRPVGRAGLPSTVVGLLTHAAEHTTRHLGQLLVTARVVQA